In Deltaproteobacteria bacterium, the following proteins share a genomic window:
- a CDS encoding VCBS repeat-containing protein, with protein sequence MKIADASASNKYLLVNGIQSLRDFYLKMDPRLPVGFILFTYLALGMTVLGFNRTPMQAAVTTMSAAALELFLGRLFRGRWFFPWSAIITSMGLSILLNYSHDYALLLVPVFFAIGTKYLFTFNGRHALNPALAGVAFSLILSRELITAAPAYQWMGIESMAIFIIALALVFVMPKANRTWLVGSFLFFFTVQILLRSVIMRHHLPFETLFLGTLTSPSFFLFTFFMITDPATSPNARSQQIWAGFWLATLDLVLHLRHSYYTFFYAALILASSRLILNHYRAAKAEGLSFWWRSRFIDSGYYRQPLALGLIAVIGVGVYQKWLRPVVAPTQTSWKLKALLPSETGMDVGVPSDEVYRRVDPRVEHVAKWVLSIGDALATGDVDGDGRMDVFATQMLKGDAARNTLWRNVSSGPGEVRFEKVEMPALAANTVSYDRAGLALGATFVDFDNDGDLDLWVMVAFGQSRLLKNEWMESGKLSFVDETEQAGLKNNTRSMAAAWTDLDRDGRLDLVLANVWPENLPDYSGPANLNFFDLPKPAYPGDRRMFEFMHDSWHLSNNGGENLVFLQKQPGKFIRELKWKLPETRWSLSVSAADLNRDGWQDLYVANDFGPDDLYFNLKGKGWQRVEGKMFGSIGRDTYKGMNSTIADFDRNGWLDVYVSNVHHSLQAEGSLLWMFGPASEGDGYFGVEIEDEATARGVLNENRFGWGAAAGDLDNDGWIDLVQTNGMVDDSIDKRSSDCPDYWYVNEKIARSAPSIHRFADKWGDIRGSCIYGKERVRAYLNRGTQAAPQFVDVADQIGLTETSPSRAAALVDLDRDGRLDVLIARQFQSTQVLRNVGGTESDLSKWVGLRLVGDSESCNRQAIGSRVTVHDSGHDTSSEGMEAVLQTQEVQLTNGLSSQGDGELHFGLGKIATETVKVEVAWCGQQESKIYQLAVGQRHIIEQRPGKGTKRLAGPSKQGDRI encoded by the coding sequence ATGAAAATAGCCGATGCGTCAGCCTCGAACAAATACTTGCTGGTAAACGGTATTCAATCCTTACGCGATTTTTATCTTAAAATGGACCCACGCCTTCCGGTTGGATTCATTCTGTTTACCTACCTCGCCCTCGGAATGACGGTGCTTGGCTTTAATCGAACTCCCATGCAGGCCGCGGTGACCACGATGTCCGCGGCAGCATTAGAGCTATTTTTGGGGCGACTGTTTCGCGGCCGGTGGTTTTTCCCATGGAGTGCCATCATCACGTCGATGGGCTTAAGCATTTTGCTAAACTATTCACACGACTATGCCCTTCTGTTGGTGCCCGTCTTTTTTGCGATCGGCACAAAGTACTTGTTCACATTTAATGGCCGGCACGCTTTGAATCCTGCTCTTGCTGGAGTTGCGTTTTCATTGATTTTATCTCGGGAGCTAATCACGGCAGCGCCAGCGTATCAGTGGATGGGGATCGAATCGATGGCGATATTCATCATCGCTTTGGCTTTGGTATTTGTGATGCCAAAGGCGAATCGCACCTGGCTGGTTGGAAGCTTTTTGTTTTTCTTTACGGTGCAGATTCTATTGCGTTCGGTCATCATGCGGCACCACTTACCATTTGAAACTTTGTTTCTTGGGACACTGACGTCGCCTTCGTTTTTTCTTTTTACATTTTTTATGATCACTGATCCGGCCACTTCACCAAACGCGCGCAGTCAGCAAATCTGGGCTGGTTTTTGGCTGGCGACACTCGATTTGGTTTTGCACCTACGGCACAGCTATTACACATTTTTTTACGCGGCTCTGATTCTGGCTTCCAGCCGACTGATTTTGAATCACTATCGTGCAGCAAAAGCGGAAGGCCTAAGTTTTTGGTGGCGAAGTCGATTTATTGACAGTGGATATTACCGCCAGCCTCTCGCGTTGGGGTTGATCGCAGTCATAGGCGTCGGTGTCTATCAGAAATGGCTCCGCCCAGTCGTCGCGCCGACTCAAACCAGTTGGAAACTGAAAGCTTTGCTCCCTTCTGAAACCGGGATGGATGTTGGAGTACCAAGCGATGAAGTTTACCGTCGCGTCGACCCTCGCGTCGAACATGTAGCAAAATGGGTTCTATCGATTGGCGATGCCTTGGCGACTGGCGATGTCGACGGCGATGGTCGAATGGACGTCTTTGCGACTCAGATGCTGAAAGGTGACGCCGCGAGAAATACTCTGTGGCGAAATGTCTCGAGTGGCCCGGGTGAAGTGAGGTTCGAAAAAGTTGAGATGCCAGCACTTGCCGCAAACACGGTAAGCTACGATCGAGCAGGGTTGGCGCTTGGAGCAACTTTCGTTGATTTTGACAATGATGGAGATCTGGATCTTTGGGTGATGGTGGCTTTCGGTCAATCGCGCCTTTTAAAAAATGAATGGATGGAGTCTGGCAAATTGTCCTTCGTCGACGAGACCGAACAAGCCGGTTTGAAGAACAACACTCGATCAATGGCAGCTGCATGGACCGATTTAGATCGGGATGGACGGCTGGATCTTGTTTTAGCGAACGTGTGGCCCGAGAACCTTCCCGACTATTCTGGTCCAGCGAATCTGAATTTCTTCGACCTCCCGAAACCTGCGTACCCGGGCGATCGGCGAATGTTCGAGTTCATGCACGACTCTTGGCACCTGTCCAACAATGGTGGCGAGAATCTTGTCTTTTTGCAAAAGCAGCCAGGAAAGTTTATTCGCGAGCTCAAGTGGAAACTTCCGGAGACGCGCTGGTCGCTATCAGTTTCTGCCGCCGACTTGAATCGTGACGGTTGGCAAGATCTGTATGTGGCAAATGACTTTGGCCCCGACGATTTGTATTTCAACCTTAAGGGTAAAGGGTGGCAGCGGGTCGAAGGAAAAATGTTTGGGTCTATAGGCCGGGACACTTACAAAGGAATGAACTCGACGATCGCTGATTTCGATCGAAATGGGTGGCTGGACGTCTATGTGTCGAATGTTCACCATTCACTTCAAGCAGAGGGCAGTTTGCTTTGGATGTTTGGTCCCGCTAGCGAAGGAGATGGCTACTTCGGAGTTGAAATCGAGGATGAGGCGACCGCACGAGGAGTCTTAAATGAAAATCGATTCGGTTGGGGAGCTGCAGCCGGGGACCTGGATAACGATGGCTGGATAGATCTTGTGCAAACCAACGGCATGGTCGACGATTCGATCGATAAGCGCTCCAGTGATTGTCCCGACTATTGGTATGTGAACGAAAAGATCGCAAGGTCGGCACCGTCGATACATCGGTTTGCCGACAAGTGGGGTGATATTCGTGGTTCATGCATTTACGGGAAAGAACGGGTTCGTGCGTACTTAAATCGCGGTACTCAAGCGGCTCCGCAGTTTGTGGATGTTGCTGATCAAATCGGTTTAACTGAAACCTCGCCTTCTCGCGCCGCTGCGCTGGTCGACCTTGATCGTGACGGCCGTTTGGATGTTTTGATTGCGAGGCAATTTCAAAGCACGCAAGTTCTGCGAAACGTTGGTGGTACCGAAAGCGATTTAAGTAAGTGGGTCGGGTTGCGACTTGTCGGTGATAGCGAATCGTGCAATCGCCAAGCGATCGGGTCGAGAGTGACTGTTCATGATAGTGGGCATGATACGAGCTCAGAGGGAATGGAGGCCGTCTTGCAAACGCAAGAAGTTCAACTGACGAATGGACTTTCAAGCCAAGGCGATGGTGAGCTTCATTTTGGTCTAGGGAAAATCGCTACGGAGACAGTGAAAGTAGAAGTCGCTTGGTGTGGTCAGCAGGAATCAAAGATTTATCAATTGGCCGTTGGGCAGCGGCACATTATTGAACAGCGACCTGGAAAAGGCACGAAGCGCTTAGCTGGTCCTAGCAAGCAGGGAGATCGGATATGA
- a CDS encoding transcriptional repressor codes for MNKNPPLILPVSTAGLATGSGNGTPRVRKPAVPGKKVIRDLGLKVTQQRLDILDVVRGGPSHFTAQDVFETVVKRNPEIGFATVYRFLRTLTDSDFVTEVRMGGMPARYEWAAKDHHDHLTCTTCGKIVEFENGEIERLQEKVASRFGFLLTSHVLELYGTCPECRQKSVQEANAENP; via the coding sequence ATGAACAAAAATCCGCCTCTCATACTGCCCGTTTCCACAGCTGGCCTCGCAACTGGTAGCGGTAATGGTACACCAAGAGTAAGAAAGCCCGCGGTACCCGGGAAGAAAGTTATTCGAGATCTTGGCCTTAAAGTAACTCAACAGCGGCTGGATATTCTCGATGTCGTACGAGGTGGACCTAGTCACTTCACAGCGCAAGATGTGTTTGAAACCGTTGTGAAGCGAAATCCCGAAATTGGATTTGCCACCGTTTATCGCTTTCTTCGCACGCTGACGGATTCCGACTTTGTAACTGAAGTTCGAATGGGTGGCATGCCAGCGCGATACGAATGGGCCGCTAAAGATCACCACGATCACTTAACTTGTACAACGTGTGGCAAAATCGTCGAGTTTGAAAATGGGGAAATCGAACGCCTCCAAGAAAAAGTCGCATCGCGATTTGGCTTTCTTTTAACTTCCCACGTACTTGAACTTTATGGCACCTGCCCTGAATGCCGCCAAAAAAGCGTTCAAGAAGCCAATGCTGAAAATCCTTGA
- a CDS encoding LysR family transcriptional regulator, translating into MNHDSGVPSPVTASQWLNYHHLYYFWVIASEGSIARAAARLRLGQPTLSTQLKHLEDSVGRPLFDRRNRRLVLTDAGKIALQYASEIFRMGAEMVEAIQDRSPRSGKTHVQIGALDSVPKHLTLRLTEAAYAAGPCTVSILEGKGDELLRELQAHRLDLVLANAPPALDESGKVSVRPIGKIPISIYGAPKFRGLVKKFPESLSGQNFVLPTYHSKLRHDLEHYFRMARISIIPIAETQDSSLQKLLGTSGVGLIPIADSEASELVREKSLVKIGKLDNVSEEFWLITSSRKVENPIAAQLAKSFTLFKTN; encoded by the coding sequence GTGAATCACGATTCTGGGGTTCCATCGCCTGTCACCGCATCACAGTGGTTGAACTATCATCACTTGTACTACTTTTGGGTCATCGCAAGTGAAGGAAGTATCGCCCGTGCAGCAGCCCGATTGCGACTGGGCCAACCAACACTTTCGACCCAGCTCAAACATCTTGAAGATTCTGTGGGTCGTCCTCTTTTTGATCGGCGCAATCGACGTCTGGTGTTGACTGATGCCGGAAAAATAGCTCTGCAGTACGCCTCCGAGATCTTTCGGATGGGCGCAGAAATGGTCGAGGCGATTCAAGATCGATCACCACGTAGCGGAAAAACTCACGTTCAAATTGGAGCGCTCGACAGCGTACCTAAACATCTCACACTTCGATTGACAGAGGCTGCATATGCCGCCGGCCCGTGCACAGTTTCAATCCTTGAAGGCAAGGGCGACGAGCTTCTTCGCGAACTGCAAGCCCATCGCTTAGATCTTGTTCTTGCCAACGCACCTCCGGCGCTCGATGAGAGCGGGAAAGTGTCGGTTCGGCCAATCGGTAAAATTCCAATTTCTATTTATGGCGCGCCCAAATTCCGAGGCCTTGTGAAAAAGTTCCCAGAAAGCCTATCTGGGCAGAATTTCGTTTTACCGACCTATCATTCGAAACTTCGTCACGATCTTGAACACTATTTTCGAATGGCTCGAATCTCGATCATCCCGATCGCCGAAACTCAAGATTCTAGCTTGCAGAAACTTTTGGGTACGTCGGGCGTCGGCTTAATTCCAATCGCAGATTCAGAGGCAAGTGAACTGGTACGCGAAAAGTCTTTGGTGAAAATCGGCAAGTTGGACAACGTGTCAGAGGAGTTCTGGCTGATCACCAGCTCGCGCAAGGTCGAAAACCCCATCGCAGCTCAACTAGCCAAGAGTTTTACTTTGTTTAAAACAAACTGA
- a CDS encoding aromatic ring-hydroxylating dioxygenase subunit alpha, with translation MIENFFRPATRFTQSEIDGSLVPPAGMSSLRQVDQGLRENWYIACLSSELDSANGRPISSVVYEMPLVIYRDELKMATALFDRCLHRGAKLSEGTCKAGKLRCPYHGWAYGAHGEVSEVPSEGPDFQKKNWRGRSLPVVEQDGAVWVWTGDNDPMLSPKTARPPWRFPFADSSDWTGYFMVTDFENEVTHLVENFMDVPHTVFVHDKWFRSRAEMKVPITVEVGSGRVLVTYDQPNDSIGFTSQMMNPSNEPMIHTDEFIYPNITRVDYRFGKRGYVINSQCTPMGRYKTRVYTWISYHLFSGFVGGLVNPRIRGAMNYYTRQVIEQDVDIMKNQGRNLQRLDEQGQGVPFKSTAADELHIAIERLRELGKHRDEKLLTTAWTKERELWI, from the coding sequence GTGATTGAGAATTTCTTTCGTCCAGCCACGCGCTTTACCCAATCTGAGATCGACGGTAGTCTTGTTCCTCCGGCGGGAATGAGCAGTTTGCGCCAAGTGGACCAAGGCTTAAGAGAAAACTGGTACATCGCATGTCTTTCAAGCGAGCTGGATTCGGCCAATGGGCGGCCGATTTCTAGCGTTGTCTACGAAATGCCGCTCGTCATCTATCGGGACGAACTGAAAATGGCGACCGCTCTTTTTGACCGATGTCTTCATCGAGGCGCGAAACTTTCTGAGGGCACTTGTAAAGCCGGTAAACTTCGATGCCCTTATCACGGTTGGGCTTACGGTGCGCACGGAGAAGTCAGCGAAGTTCCGTCAGAAGGGCCAGATTTCCAAAAAAAGAATTGGCGCGGTCGTTCTCTACCTGTTGTTGAACAAGACGGAGCGGTTTGGGTTTGGACGGGCGATAATGACCCGATGTTGTCGCCGAAAACGGCGCGACCACCTTGGCGTTTTCCTTTCGCGGATTCAAGTGATTGGACCGGCTACTTTATGGTCACTGATTTTGAAAATGAAGTAACTCACTTGGTCGAAAATTTCATGGACGTTCCGCACACGGTCTTTGTCCATGACAAGTGGTTCAGAAGCCGTGCAGAAATGAAAGTTCCAATTACAGTTGAAGTGGGCTCGGGCCGTGTTCTGGTAACCTATGACCAACCGAATGACTCGATCGGTTTTACGTCTCAAATGATGAACCCTAGCAACGAGCCCATGATTCACACAGACGAATTTATTTATCCCAATATCACGCGGGTAGATTATCGATTTGGAAAACGTGGCTACGTCATCAACAGTCAATGCACTCCAATGGGGCGATACAAAACTCGCGTTTACACTTGGATCTCTTATCACCTGTTTTCAGGATTTGTAGGTGGCTTGGTAAACCCTAGAATTCGAGGCGCCATGAACTACTACACTCGCCAGGTGATTGAACAGGACGTCGATATCATGAAAAACCAAGGAAGAAACCTTCAACGGTTGGACGAACAGGGACAAGGCGTTCCGTTTAAATCCACGGCCGCCGACGAACTGCATATCGCGATCGAGCGACTTCGCGAGCTAGGTAAACATCGAGACGAAAAGTTACTAACCACGGCGTGGACGAAAGAGCGAGAGCTGTGGATCTAG
- a CDS encoding TetR/AcrR family transcriptional regulator has protein sequence MEISKSIAPLPIGLRTAIPKKKTGNRERILLSSIDLFNQSGVVAVTTNHIAQHLGISPGNLYFHFRNKEEIIYELFEMMCSETYEVWKPAPVRASRSTLPSTPSELIERSYEVFWKYRFFHREMYHLRRKDPNLAKRWKTHISKTMRLLQAMYAQWVKEGVMRKINDPREMQMISDTVLITSSSFLQFFESPEKPATRRSLRTGLEHLLLFLMPFHTDSFQSAIRDRINIQM, from the coding sequence ATGGAGATCTCGAAATCAATCGCCCCACTGCCTATTGGATTGAGAACAGCCATCCCAAAAAAGAAGACCGGCAATCGTGAACGCATTTTGCTTTCGAGCATCGACCTCTTCAACCAATCAGGCGTCGTGGCAGTCACCACCAATCACATTGCCCAACATTTGGGAATTTCTCCTGGAAACCTTTATTTTCATTTTAGAAATAAAGAAGAAATCATCTACGAGTTGTTCGAAATGATGTGTAGCGAAACCTACGAAGTATGGAAACCGGCACCGGTTCGAGCTTCTCGTTCGACGCTTCCGTCCACGCCTTCAGAATTGATCGAGCGATCTTACGAAGTGTTTTGGAAGTACCGGTTTTTCCACAGAGAAATGTACCACCTGCGCCGAAAGGATCCGAATCTCGCGAAGCGTTGGAAGACACACATCTCGAAAACAATGCGTCTTCTCCAAGCGATGTATGCGCAATGGGTGAAAGAAGGCGTCATGCGGAAAATTAATGACCCGCGTGAAATGCAGATGATCAGCGATACGGTCCTAATTACGTCGTCGTCGTTTTTACAGTTTTTTGAAAGCCCCGAGAAGCCAGCTACCCGCAGAAGCCTTCGAACGGGTCTTGAACACCTTTTGTTGTTTCTCATGCCGTTTCATACCGACTCTTTTCAAAGCGCGATCCGAGATCGAATTAACATTCAAATGTAA
- the htpX gene encoding protease HtpX translates to MQMAKRITLFLMVNILVVGTLSIVTSALGIQPYLSANGLNIGSLIGFCLIWGMGGAFISLLISKKMAKWSMGVKVIDPNTMNLQEREVVNMVHRYARAANLPKMPEVGIYESPEVNAFATGPSKSNSLVAVSTGLLHQMDKRAVEGVIGHEVAHIANGDMVTMTLIQGVVNAFVMFLARIVAYAISNFLRGNDDREGAGLGPIAHMVTVFVLEMVFMLLGSIVVMWFSRQREFRADQGGAKYAGKDAMVGALRSLQKVTERNYQVAAQTEQQPAFASMKISATKPGLAALFRTHPTLEERIQRLERAGIIS, encoded by the coding sequence ATGCAGATGGCAAAACGAATAACACTTTTCTTAATGGTCAACATCCTGGTGGTGGGGACGCTTTCGATCGTCACGTCGGCGCTCGGCATTCAACCTTACCTCTCAGCGAACGGTCTGAACATCGGTTCACTCATCGGATTCTGTTTAATCTGGGGTATGGGCGGCGCCTTTATCAGTCTTCTGATTTCGAAGAAAATGGCGAAGTGGTCGATGGGTGTAAAGGTTATCGATCCCAACACAATGAACCTACAGGAACGTGAAGTCGTCAATATGGTTCACCGGTATGCACGCGCGGCGAACCTTCCGAAGATGCCAGAAGTTGGCATTTATGAATCTCCAGAGGTGAATGCATTTGCGACTGGGCCGTCGAAGTCCAATTCGCTGGTCGCAGTTTCAACCGGTCTCTTGCATCAAATGGATAAGCGCGCGGTCGAAGGAGTCATTGGCCACGAAGTCGCCCACATTGCTAACGGCGACATGGTAACCATGACGCTGATCCAAGGTGTCGTGAACGCGTTCGTGATGTTCCTTGCTCGGATCGTTGCGTATGCGATTTCAAACTTCCTTCGAGGAAACGACGACCGCGAAGGTGCGGGCCTTGGCCCGATTGCTCACATGGTGACCGTGTTCGTACTTGAAATGGTGTTCATGTTACTTGGATCGATCGTCGTCATGTGGTTCTCGCGTCAACGAGAATTCCGAGCTGACCAAGGCGGAGCGAAGTACGCCGGCAAAGATGCAATGGTTGGAGCTTTGCGAAGCTTGCAGAAGGTGACCGAGCGGAATTACCAGGTTGCCGCGCAAACTGAACAGCAGCCAGCTTTCGCCTCGATGAAAATCTCGGCCACGAAGCCGGGTCTTGCGGCTCTCTTTCGAACGCATCCGACTTTGGAAGAGCGTATTCAGCGACTCGAACGAGCTGGAATCATATCCTAA
- a CDS encoding HNH endonuclease encodes MANLKNLTDQELDIAAVGAAKNERLALVDVLAHLAEVDRRKSFSPRFESLVAYAIGLLGYDSKSAWRRVSALRLMQEVPEITPAIESGKLDLTKIVLAQNHFRIEAKAALALPAAEKMEVLNSMMSRSSREAERDLILKSSAPQKLKRPDVVKPLVGHLNEVRLVLLDEDLALVRELKGLLAHKIPNASVGEVVSSALKAAVAAIKKERSGDGKIRRAAREPIRSEESTRRPGASLKRKVWNRADGKCEMCESRFALEYDHRVPFAMSGKTTFENLRLLCRSCNQRESIKIFGPHEARRRDTTGTNLIVQVGVS; translated from the coding sequence GTGGCGAACTTGAAAAATCTAACCGATCAAGAACTTGATATCGCGGCGGTGGGCGCAGCAAAAAATGAACGTTTGGCTTTAGTTGACGTGCTTGCGCACTTGGCCGAAGTCGATCGTCGAAAGTCCTTTAGCCCGCGTTTTGAAAGTCTTGTCGCCTACGCCATTGGCCTTCTTGGCTATGACTCGAAGTCGGCTTGGAGAAGAGTGAGCGCTTTGCGACTGATGCAAGAGGTTCCGGAAATTACTCCTGCCATCGAAAGTGGCAAGCTTGATCTCACCAAAATTGTTCTGGCACAAAATCACTTCCGCATTGAAGCGAAGGCGGCGTTGGCTTTGCCCGCGGCGGAAAAAATGGAAGTTCTTAACAGCATGATGTCGAGATCTTCACGCGAAGCAGAGCGAGATCTCATCTTGAAATCAAGTGCGCCACAAAAACTGAAACGGCCCGATGTTGTGAAGCCACTAGTGGGCCATTTAAACGAAGTCCGGCTGGTCTTATTGGACGAGGATCTTGCGCTTGTTCGAGAACTTAAGGGTCTGCTTGCGCACAAGATTCCGAACGCCTCGGTCGGCGAAGTCGTAAGTTCGGCACTCAAGGCCGCAGTCGCTGCGATTAAGAAAGAGAGATCGGGCGACGGCAAAATCCGCCGCGCAGCGCGCGAACCTATTCGATCTGAGGAAAGTACTCGACGTCCGGGCGCTTCGTTAAAAAGGAAAGTCTGGAATCGCGCGGATGGAAAATGCGAGATGTGCGAGTCGCGCTTTGCTTTGGAATATGATCATCGTGTTCCGTTTGCCATGAGTGGGAAGACCACGTTTGAAAATCTCAGACTACTGTGTCGAAGCTGCAATCAGCGCGAGTCGATAAAGATCTTTGGCCCGCATGAAGCCCGTCGGCGCGACACGACGGGTACTAATTTGATTGTGCAAGTCGGCGTTTCATAG
- a CDS encoding tetratricopeptide repeat protein: protein MISRKILVLGLSVFCTMALSACASSTLKVSSLPEGAEVSIIAPDRAPVKIGKTPIEIESRVYPELFQDSVQVQVAKEGHSPLTVLVPRLPIGGIGRINLNLQQSELPKVCQGQSDSINLLAKGIADSASLVQRKRMDEAIRLLEDLSSKFGTVPVVHDLLGNVYYLQRNMDRALESYRRSNKLNPNNIDTIRMIERIEQMQGRGSAGV, encoded by the coding sequence ATGATAAGTCGGAAAATTTTGGTATTGGGACTAAGTGTGTTTTGCACAATGGCGTTGAGCGCGTGTGCATCTTCGACACTTAAAGTGAGCTCGCTTCCCGAAGGCGCCGAAGTCTCAATCATTGCTCCAGATCGTGCGCCGGTAAAAATCGGCAAGACTCCGATCGAAATCGAAAGCCGCGTCTATCCCGAGCTCTTTCAGGATTCGGTTCAGGTGCAGGTTGCGAAAGAGGGACACAGTCCTCTTACAGTTCTGGTGCCGCGACTGCCAATTGGCGGTATTGGTCGCATCAATTTGAATCTTCAACAGTCTGAGCTTCCTAAGGTTTGTCAGGGTCAATCGGATTCCATCAACTTGTTAGCCAAAGGAATCGCGGATTCGGCAAGTCTGGTGCAGCGAAAACGAATGGACGAAGCTATTCGTCTACTCGAGGATCTTTCGTCGAAGTTTGGCACGGTGCCGGTCGTTCACGATCTGCTGGGGAATGTTTACTATCTGCAGCGAAACATGGACCGCGCGCTCGAGTCCTATCGCCGCTCCAATAAATTGAATCCGAATAATATCGACACGATCCGAATGATTGAACGAATTGAACAGATGCAGGGTCGTGGATCGGCAGGAGTTTAG
- a CDS encoding class I SAM-dependent methyltransferase codes for MLKILDKPPGCTTHTSLSADETKRLHLEPNDGFLEHLGYRSGKALNPVHRLDVGTSGVLLAVQQGNPDSAELTTSLANALESRDVKKTYYFVTDRKPRRGFESGTEIESHIARVKSGGGSQAKTGPQYVSHAATNIEPVNAVTIIELVLQHGSFALWKALPQTGKPHQIRLHAETAGLAILGDADHGGTAFPTLCLHAAELDAKVTVAGAPLEIKARSPLPRWFSDLELLNDRQLVSWLQAIERRERLHRSLRTMEVFVSETRREIHSDSILGGIDLRCDRLGEITHFHWYGNPKQMSSVFQDADLARVTKLAGILKLEDWYLQHRSNRGAGGRNLSTGSAKEETALSKASLPVRWIANEEEMRFQFRRDSGLSPGLFLDQRANRRWVLQNSPRRVLNLFSYTGGFSVAAARAGAELVVSVDLSRAFLEWTKDNFILNNLDPLLPKYEFRAMDSREYLKWAAKKNLQFDLVVCDPPSFSRSDSGVFRIETELESLLAHCTQVTAPGGRILISTNYETWTHQEFVQRTTKFANEFARQTKKLVTLERTPSPDWDFEMPREPRRMKSLFIKIDQR; via the coding sequence ATGCTGAAAATCCTTGATAAGCCTCCCGGGTGCACCACCCACACGTCTCTTTCAGCGGATGAAACAAAACGCCTTCATCTAGAACCAAATGATGGCTTCCTCGAACATCTTGGCTATCGATCCGGAAAAGCACTTAACCCCGTTCACCGTCTCGACGTCGGAACGTCCGGAGTATTGCTAGCCGTTCAGCAGGGAAATCCCGATAGCGCCGAGCTAACGACTTCTCTCGCCAACGCTCTGGAGTCTCGGGACGTAAAGAAAACCTACTATTTTGTCACCGACCGAAAGCCTCGCCGCGGGTTTGAATCTGGAACGGAAATCGAAAGCCATATCGCACGAGTTAAAAGTGGCGGTGGAAGCCAGGCAAAAACCGGCCCCCAGTACGTTTCTCATGCGGCTACGAACATAGAACCAGTGAATGCGGTGACCATCATTGAACTCGTTCTACAGCACGGAAGCTTCGCATTATGGAAAGCACTTCCGCAAACTGGAAAGCCGCACCAGATAAGGCTTCACGCCGAGACCGCTGGACTTGCGATTCTTGGCGACGCTGATCACGGCGGTACCGCCTTCCCGACTCTTTGCCTCCACGCCGCAGAGCTCGACGCAAAGGTGACAGTTGCGGGCGCGCCTTTGGAAATTAAAGCGCGTTCGCCACTACCTCGCTGGTTCAGTGATCTTGAACTCTTAAATGATCGACAACTGGTTTCTTGGCTTCAAGCGATCGAACGGCGCGAGCGGCTTCATCGAAGCTTGCGCACGATGGAAGTTTTCGTTTCGGAGACTCGTCGGGAAATCCACTCCGATTCTATTTTAGGTGGCATAGATTTACGCTGCGACCGACTTGGGGAGATCACGCATTTCCACTGGTACGGAAATCCAAAGCAAATGAGCAGCGTCTTTCAAGATGCAGATCTTGCGAGAGTTACAAAGCTTGCCGGAATCCTGAAACTAGAAGACTGGTACCTACAGCACCGGTCAAACCGAGGTGCAGGCGGACGAAACCTGAGCACTGGATCCGCAAAGGAAGAGACCGCTCTTTCCAAAGCAAGCCTTCCTGTCCGCTGGATTGCGAACGAAGAGGAAATGCGTTTTCAATTTCGCCGGGACTCTGGCCTATCGCCTGGACTGTTTCTAGATCAGCGCGCCAATCGCCGCTGGGTTTTACAGAATTCCCCTCGACGAGTACTTAATCTTTTCAGCTACACAGGTGGTTTTTCAGTCGCGGCGGCACGCGCAGGCGCAGAGCTCGTTGTCAGCGTCGATTTGAGCCGTGCGTTTCTAGAATGGACCAAAGACAATTTCATTCTTAACAACCTCGATCCTTTACTACCGAAATACGAATTTCGTGCAATGGACTCTCGTGAATACTTGAAGTGGGCAGCAAAGAAAAATCTTCAGTTTGATCTTGTTGTCTGCGATCCACCTTCTTTTTCAAGATCCGATAGCGGCGTGTTTCGAATCGAGACTGAATTAGAAAGTCTGCTTGCGCATTGCACGCAGGTGACTGCGCCAGGTGGGCGCATTCTGATTTCCACTAACTATGAGACGTGGACTCACCAAGAGTTCGTCCAACGAACGACAAAGTTCGCCAATGAGTTCGCTCGCCAAACAAAAAAGTTAGTCACTCTCGAAAGAACTCCAAGTCCTGATTGGGATTTTGAAATGCCCCGGGAGCCTCGACGAATGAAGAGTCTTTTCATCAAAATTGATCAACGTTGA